From Pseudomonas sp. LS1212, the proteins below share one genomic window:
- the trmD gene encoding tRNA (guanosine(37)-N1)-methyltransferase TrmD, which yields MASLRVEVITLFPEMFSAISEYGITSRAVKQGLLQLTCWNPRDYTTDRHHTVDDRPFGGGPGMVMKIKPLEDALVQARQAAGEAAKVIYLSPQGRQLNQSAVRELANAESLILIAGRYEGIDERFIQAHVDEEWSIGDYVLSGGELPAMVLIDAVTRLLPGALGHADSAEEDSFTDGLLDCPHYTRPEVYADQRVPDVLLSGNHAHIRRWRLQQSLGRTYERRADLLERRSLSGEEKKLLTEYLRERDDS from the coding sequence ATGGCGAGCCTTCGTGTCGAGGTCATTACGTTGTTCCCCGAGATGTTTTCGGCCATCAGCGAGTACGGCATTACCAGCCGCGCGGTGAAACAGGGGTTGTTGCAACTGACCTGTTGGAATCCGCGGGACTACACCACAGATCGTCACCATACGGTGGATGATCGGCCGTTTGGCGGTGGTCCGGGGATGGTGATGAAGATCAAGCCCCTCGAAGATGCCCTGGTCCAGGCCAGGCAAGCAGCAGGGGAAGCGGCGAAGGTTATTTACCTGTCGCCACAAGGCCGTCAACTGAATCAGTCGGCGGTACGCGAACTGGCGAATGCAGAGTCGTTGATTCTCATCGCAGGTCGTTATGAAGGCATTGACGAGCGGTTTATTCAGGCTCATGTCGATGAAGAGTGGTCGATTGGCGACTATGTATTGTCTGGCGGTGAGCTGCCGGCGATGGTCCTGATCGATGCGGTTACACGACTGCTGCCCGGAGCTTTAGGGCATGCGGACTCCGCCGAGGAAGATTCCTTTACGGATGGTCTGCTTGATTGCCCGCATTACACCCGACCGGAGGTATATGCGGATCAGCGTGTTCCCGACGTGTTGCTAAGTGGCAACCATGCACATATCCGGCGATGGCGTTTACAGCAGTCCCTTGGAAGGACCTATGAACGACGCGCCGATCTTCTGGAAAGACGCTCGCTTTCTGGAGAAGAGAAGAAGCTGCTGACGGAGTATCTCCGTGAGCGGGACGATAGTTAA
- the rplS gene encoding 50S ribosomal protein L19: MTNKIIQQIEAEQMTKEIPTFAPGDTIVVQVKVKEGDRSRLQAFEGVVIAKRNRGLNSAFTVRKISNGVGVERTFQTYSPQIDSMAVKRRGDVRKAKLYYLRDLSGKAARIKEKLA, from the coding sequence ATGACCAACAAAATCATTCAGCAGATCGAAGCTGAGCAGATGACCAAAGAGATCCCGACCTTTGCCCCGGGCGACACCATTGTCGTTCAGGTGAAAGTGAAGGAAGGTGATCGTTCGCGTCTGCAGGCCTTCGAAGGCGTTGTAATCGCCAAGCGTAACCGTGGTCTGAACAGTGCTTTCACTGTTCGCAAGATCTCCAACGGTGTTGGCGTAGAGCGTACTTTCCAGACCTACAGCCCGCAGATCGACAGCATGGCCGTGAAACGTCGTGGTGACGTGCGTAAAGCCAAGCTGTACTACCTGCGTGACCTGTCCGGTAAAGCAGCGCGCATCAAGGAAAAACTGGCTTAA
- the xerD gene encoding site-specific tyrosine recombinase XerD — protein MPAIEHPLIDQYLDALWLEKGLSDNTREAYRSDLALFNGWLQEQGVELIGTGREMILDHLAWRLEQAYKPRSTARFLSGVRGFYRYLLREKLIGVDPTLQIEMPQLGRPLPKSLSEADVEALLLAPDLSEPIGQRDRAMLEVLYACGLRVTELVSLTLDQVNLRQGVLRVMGKGSKERLVPMGEEAVVWVERYLRDGRNDLLGGRPSDVLFPSLRGEQMTRQTFWHRIKHQAQVAGIGKALSPHTLRHAFATHLLNHGADLRVVQMLLGHSDLSTTQIYTHVARARLQDLHARHHPRG, from the coding sequence ATGCCTGCTATCGAACACCCGCTGATCGATCAATACCTCGATGCCCTCTGGCTGGAAAAGGGCCTTTCCGACAATACGCGCGAGGCTTATCGCAGCGACCTGGCCTTGTTCAACGGCTGGTTGCAGGAGCAGGGCGTCGAGCTGATCGGTACCGGCCGCGAGATGATTCTCGACCATCTGGCCTGGCGCCTGGAGCAAGCCTACAAGCCCCGTTCCACGGCTCGGTTTCTCTCTGGTGTCCGTGGTTTTTATCGCTACTTGCTGCGGGAGAAATTGATCGGCGTCGATCCAACCCTGCAGATCGAGATGCCGCAACTGGGTCGGCCGTTGCCCAAATCGCTATCTGAAGCCGACGTCGAAGCGCTATTGCTGGCGCCGGACCTGAGCGAGCCGATCGGCCAGCGCGACCGGGCGATGCTCGAAGTGCTGTACGCCTGCGGCTTGCGCGTGACCGAGCTGGTCAGCCTGACCCTGGACCAGGTCAACCTGCGTCAGGGTGTATTGCGGGTGATGGGCAAAGGCAGCAAGGAACGCCTGGTGCCGATGGGGGAGGAGGCCGTGGTCTGGGTCGAGCGCTACTTGCGCGATGGCCGCAACGACCTGCTCGGCGGGCGTCCCAGTGATGTGCTGTTCCCCAGCCTGCGCGGCGAACAGATGACCCGGCAAACCTTCTGGCACCGGATCAAGCATCAGGCTCAGGTCGCCGGCATTGGCAAGGCGCTGTCGCCGCACACGTTGCGGCATGCCTTCGCCACGCATTTGCTCAACCATGGCGCGGACCTCCGAGTGGTGCAGATGCTGCTGGGCCACAGTGATCTCTCTACCACCCAGATCTACACTCATGTGGCGCGTGCGCGCCTGCAAGATCTGCATGCCCGGCATCATCCGCGCGGTTGA
- the dsbC gene encoding bifunctional protein-disulfide isomerase/oxidoreductase DsbC, translating into MRLTRIFAAAIALVSSFAMANDAEQTIRKTLETLQLDVPVDSVAASPLNGLYEVKLKGGRVLYASADGQFVMQGYLFQIQDGKPVNLTEKTERQAIAKTINGIPSAEMVVYPAVGQTKSHITVFTDTTCPYCHKLHAEVPELNRLGIEVRYVAFPRQGLGSPGDEQLQAVWCSKDRRGALDKMTDGKEITAAKCVNPVSKQFELGQSIGVSGTPAIVLENGQVIPGYQPAPQVAKLALAAK; encoded by the coding sequence ATGCGCTTGACCCGAATTTTTGCCGCCGCCATTGCGCTGGTCAGCAGTTTTGCCATGGCCAATGACGCCGAGCAAACCATTCGCAAGACCCTCGAAACCCTGCAACTGGATGTGCCGGTCGATAGCGTGGCTGCCAGCCCGCTCAATGGCCTCTATGAAGTCAAGCTCAAGGGCGGCCGGGTGCTTTATGCCAGCGCCGACGGTCAGTTCGTCATGCAGGGCTATCTGTTCCAGATCCAGGATGGCAAGCCCGTCAACCTGACCGAGAAAACCGAGCGTCAGGCCATCGCCAAGACCATCAACGGTATTCCCAGCGCAGAAATGGTCGTCTACCCAGCTGTGGGCCAGACCAAGTCGCACATCACCGTCTTCACCGATACCACGTGCCCTTACTGCCACAAGTTGCACGCCGAGGTTCCAGAGCTGAACCGCCTGGGCATCGAAGTGCGTTATGTCGCCTTCCCGCGCCAGGGCCTGGGTTCGCCGGGTGACGAGCAATTGCAGGCGGTCTGGTGCTCCAAGGACCGCCGCGGTGCCCTGGACAAGATGACCGATGGCAAGGAAATTACCGCAGCCAAATGCGTGAATCCGGTCAGCAAACAATTCGAGCTGGGCCAGTCGATCGGTGTCAGCGGTACACCGGCCATCGTTTTGGAGAACGGTCAGGTGATTCCGGGCTACCAGCCGGCGCCACAAGTTGCGAAACTGGCGCTGGCAGCCAAGTAA
- a CDS encoding homoserine dehydrogenase, giving the protein MKPVKVGICGLGTVGGGTFNVLQRNAEEIARRAGRGIEVAQIAMRSPNPNCQIAGTPITADVFDVATNPEIDIVIELIGGYTVARELVLKAIENGKHVVTANKALIAVHGNEIFAKAREKGVIVAFEAAVAGGIPVIKAIREGLSANRINWVAGIINGTGNFILTEMREKGRTFEDVLAEAQALGYAEADPTFDVEGIDAAHKLTILASIAFGIPLQFDKAYTEGITKLTTADVNYAEALGYRIKHLGVARSTASGIELRVHPTLIPADRLIANVNGVMNAVMVNGDAAGSTLFYGAGAGMEPTASSVVADLVDVVRAMTSDPENRVPHLAFQPDSLSAHPILPIEACESAYYLRIQAKDHPGVLAQVASILSERGINIESIMQKEVEEHDGLVPMILLTHSVLEQRMNDAITALEALQDVVGSVVRIRVEQLN; this is encoded by the coding sequence GTGAAACCGGTCAAAGTAGGCATCTGTGGGTTGGGGACCGTCGGTGGCGGTACCTTCAATGTACTTCAGCGTAACGCCGAGGAGATCGCCCGCCGTGCCGGGCGTGGTATCGAAGTGGCACAAATTGCCATGCGTTCGCCTAACCCGAACTGCCAGATTGCCGGTACCCCCATTACCGCGGATGTGTTCGACGTTGCGACCAACCCCGAAATCGATATCGTCATCGAGCTGATCGGTGGCTATACGGTTGCCCGGGAGCTGGTGCTCAAGGCCATCGAGAACGGCAAGCACGTCGTCACCGCGAACAAGGCGCTGATCGCTGTCCACGGCAACGAGATCTTCGCCAAGGCCCGCGAGAAAGGCGTGATCGTCGCATTCGAAGCCGCAGTGGCAGGCGGCATTCCGGTGATCAAGGCGATTCGCGAAGGCCTGTCGGCCAACCGTATCAACTGGGTGGCTGGCATCATCAACGGCACCGGTAACTTCATCCTCACCGAGATGCGCGAAAAAGGTCGGACCTTCGAAGACGTCCTCGCCGAAGCCCAGGCACTGGGTTACGCCGAAGCCGATCCGACCTTCGACGTCGAAGGTATCGATGCGGCGCACAAGCTGACCATCCTGGCCTCGATCGCGTTCGGCATCCCACTGCAGTTCGACAAGGCCTACACCGAAGGCATCACCAAGCTGACCACCGCCGACGTCAACTACGCCGAAGCGCTGGGCTACCGCATCAAGCACCTGGGTGTTGCCCGCAGCACCGCCAGCGGCATCGAACTGCGCGTACACCCGACCCTGATCCCGGCCGATCGCCTGATCGCCAACGTCAACGGCGTGATGAACGCCGTCATGGTCAATGGCGACGCAGCAGGTTCCACCCTGTTCTACGGCGCCGGTGCCGGCATGGAGCCGACCGCGTCCTCCGTGGTTGCCGACCTGGTCGACGTGGTGCGGGCAATGACGTCCGACCCGGAAAACCGTGTGCCGCACCTGGCCTTCCAGCCCGACTCGCTGTCGGCGCACCCGATCCTGCCGATCGAGGCCTGCGAAAGCGCGTACTACCTGCGCATTCAGGCCAAGGATCACCCTGGCGTACTGGCCCAGGTGGCAAGCATCCTGTCCGAGCGCGGCATCAACATCGAATCGATCATGCAGAAGGAAGTCGAAGAGCACGATGGCCTGGTGCCGATGATCCTGCTGACTCACAGCGTGCTCGAGCAGCGTATGAACGATGCCATCACCGCCCTGGAAGCCCTGCAGGATGTGGTCGGCAGCGTCGTACGCATCCGCGTCGAACAATTGAATTAA
- the thrC gene encoding threonine synthase produces the protein MRYISTRGQAPALNFEDVLLAGLASDGGLYVPENLPRFSQEEIASWAGLPYHELAFRVMRPFVTGSIPDADFKKILEETYGVFAHAAVAPLRQLNGNEWVLELFHGPTLAFKDFALQLLGRLLDYVLEKRGERVVILGATSGDTGSAAIEGCRQCENVDIFILHPHQRVSEVQRRQMTTIFGDNIHNIAVQGNFDDCQEMVKASFADQGFLKGTRLVAVNSINWARIMAQIVYYFHAALQLGGPARSVAFSVPTGNFGDIFAGYLARNMGLPINQLIVATNRNDILHRFMSGNQYVKDTLHATLSPSMDIMVSSNFERLLFDLHGRNGASIAGLMDTFKQGGGFSVEQDRWTEARKLFDSLAVDDEQTCETIADVYAQTGEVLDPHTAIGVKAARECRRSLDIPMVVLGTAHPVKFPEAVEKAGVGKTLELPPHLSDLFEREEKCTVLPNDLKAIQNFVGQHGNRGKPL, from the coding sequence ATGCGTTATATCAGTACCCGCGGCCAGGCGCCGGCCCTGAATTTTGAAGATGTGCTGCTCGCCGGCCTTGCCAGCGACGGCGGCCTCTACGTGCCGGAAAACCTGCCACGTTTCAGCCAGGAAGAAATCGCTTCCTGGGCTGGCCTGCCGTATCACGAGCTGGCGTTCCGGGTGATGCGCCCGTTCGTCACCGGCAGCATTCCGGATGCCGACTTCAAGAAGATTCTCGAAGAAACCTATGGCGTGTTCGCCCATGCAGCGGTCGCGCCGCTGCGTCAGCTGAACGGCAACGAATGGGTACTTGAACTGTTCCACGGCCCGACTCTGGCGTTCAAGGACTTCGCCCTGCAATTGCTCGGTCGCCTGCTCGACTACGTGCTGGAAAAGCGCGGCGAGCGCGTGGTGATTCTTGGCGCCACCAGCGGTGATACCGGCTCGGCCGCGATCGAAGGCTGCCGTCAGTGCGAAAACGTCGACATCTTCATCCTGCACCCGCACCAGCGTGTTTCGGAAGTTCAGCGTCGGCAGATGACGACCATCTTCGGCGATAACATCCACAACATCGCCGTGCAAGGCAACTTCGACGACTGCCAGGAAATGGTCAAGGCCAGCTTTGCCGACCAGGGCTTCCTCAAGGGCACCCGCCTGGTAGCCGTGAACTCGATCAACTGGGCGCGGATCATGGCCCAGATCGTTTACTACTTCCATGCGGCCCTGCAGTTGGGCGGCCCGGCCCGTTCGGTAGCGTTCTCGGTGCCGACCGGCAACTTCGGCGATATCTTCGCCGGTTACCTGGCGCGCAACATGGGCTTGCCGATCAATCAACTGATCGTCGCCACCAACCGCAACGACATCCTGCACCGCTTCATGAGCGGCAATCAGTACGTCAAGGACACGTTGCACGCGACGCTTTCGCCATCGATGGACATCATGGTCTCGTCGAACTTCGAACGTTTGCTGTTCGACTTGCACGGGCGCAACGGCGCATCGATTGCCGGGCTGATGGATACCTTCAAGCAAGGCGGCGGTTTCAGCGTCGAGCAGGATCGCTGGACCGAAGCCCGCAAACTGTTCGATTCGCTGGCTGTCGATGACGAGCAAACCTGCGAAACCATCGCCGACGTCTATGCACAAACCGGCGAAGTCCTTGACCCACACACCGCGATTGGGGTCAAGGCCGCACGCGAGTGCCGTCGCAGCCTGGACATTCCGATGGTGGTTCTGGGCACGGCGCATCCGGTCAAGTTCCCGGAAGCGGTCGAGAAGGCGGGTGTAGGTAAAACACTTGAGTTGCCACCGCATCTCTCTGATCTTTTCGAAAGAGAAGAGAAGTGCACGGTATTGCCCAATGATCTCAAGGCCATTCAGAACTTTGTCGGTCAACACGGTAATCGTGGCAAGCCGCTCTGA
- a CDS encoding tyrosine-type recombinase/integrase: MSNLTDRTVQKAIRDAKTNGSDVWVTDAAKSRGTGRLRLRASANGRAAFYFRYVNPEGKQCQISLGVYDSDGKAGLTLKEAGNKAGALSKLYQDGHRDLHAYLAQQGAARDADAKAAQHEREEAERQASSGSLEALCNGYVAHLRRQHKSSARDVRNLLHKHVIEAFPALAATRAQHISHKDVNVMLSALVDAGKGRTAGKARAFLRAAYAGALAAEFDPTIHPDLHGFDLVMNPAALVPAKALARFNRVGERTLSESELRVYMAALEQRPGLAADAITLALFLGGQRIAQTLRLRPADVDLDAGTIVLFDSKGARQTPRTHVLPLNERALVIVKRLLAANGSKPFLFARHTVPVRPEILSKLVAKISSMMVAAGTAREPFKLCDQRRTAETALARMGISKDIRAQLLSHGLGTLQDRVYDRHSYMDEKKAALERWAMKLEEIASGKAASNVVPLRTGA, from the coding sequence ATGTCAAACCTGACTGATCGGACAGTTCAAAAGGCGATCCGTGATGCAAAGACGAACGGATCGGATGTGTGGGTGACGGATGCTGCGAAATCCAGAGGTACGGGTCGGCTACGACTGCGAGCCAGTGCCAACGGTCGTGCTGCCTTCTACTTCCGCTATGTGAACCCGGAAGGGAAGCAGTGCCAGATATCCCTCGGCGTCTACGACAGCGACGGCAAAGCGGGACTGACGCTCAAGGAAGCCGGGAACAAAGCTGGTGCGCTGTCGAAGCTATATCAGGACGGCCACCGCGACTTGCACGCCTACCTTGCCCAACAAGGGGCCGCGCGTGATGCAGACGCCAAGGCCGCCCAGCACGAGCGCGAGGAAGCCGAACGGCAGGCCAGCAGTGGATCACTGGAGGCGTTGTGCAACGGCTACGTTGCCCACCTGCGGCGCCAGCACAAGTCGTCGGCCAGGGATGTGCGCAACCTGCTCCACAAGCATGTGATCGAAGCGTTCCCTGCTTTGGCCGCTACCCGTGCGCAGCACATCAGCCACAAGGATGTGAACGTGATGTTGTCGGCCTTGGTAGATGCAGGCAAAGGTCGGACAGCCGGCAAGGCCCGCGCCTTTTTGCGGGCAGCATACGCTGGCGCACTCGCGGCTGAGTTTGATCCAACCATTCACCCGGATCTGCACGGTTTCGACTTGGTAATGAACCCGGCAGCACTGGTGCCAGCGAAAGCACTGGCGCGCTTCAACAGGGTGGGCGAACGGACACTGTCCGAATCCGAACTGCGGGTCTACATGGCAGCGCTGGAACAACGGCCAGGGCTCGCCGCCGACGCTATCACCCTGGCTTTGTTCCTGGGCGGCCAGCGCATTGCCCAGACGCTGCGGCTACGTCCGGCTGACGTGGACCTCGACGCCGGCACCATCGTCTTGTTCGACAGCAAAGGCGCTCGTCAGACACCAAGGACGCATGTGTTGCCGCTGAATGAGAGGGCCCTGGTGATCGTCAAGCGGCTGTTGGCGGCCAATGGTAGCAAGCCGTTCCTGTTCGCCCGCCACACCGTGCCGGTACGCCCCGAGATACTCTCCAAGCTCGTCGCCAAGATCAGCAGCATGATGGTGGCAGCCGGTACGGCACGCGAGCCCTTCAAGCTGTGTGATCAGCGCAGGACCGCCGAAACGGCGTTGGCCCGCATGGGCATCAGTAAAGACATTCGCGCCCAACTGCTTTCTCACGGACTCGGTACGCTGCAAGACCGTGTTTATGACCGGCATTCGTACATGGACGAGAAGAAAGCCGCTTTGGAGCGTTGGGCGATGAAGCTGGAAGAGATTGCCAGCGGTAAGGCAGCCAGCAATGTGGTGCCGTTGCGCACAGGAGCGTGA
- a CDS encoding helix-turn-helix domain-containing protein, giving the protein MEQLKQLFSPNNAADVLDLSRSKVYDLMKRGLLHYVMVDSDRRIPLSEIERIAAEGVPSITKDGG; this is encoded by the coding sequence ATGGAACAGCTTAAACAACTCTTCAGCCCCAACAACGCCGCCGACGTGCTGGACCTCTCGCGCTCCAAGGTCTACGACCTCATGAAACGCGGGCTTCTGCATTATGTGATGGTCGATTCGGATCGTAGGATTCCGCTTTCCGAAATTGAAAGGATCGCCGCCGAAGGTGTGCCATCCATCACCAAGGATGGGGGGTAA
- a CDS encoding recombinase family protein, which translates to MRTFLYARVSTEDQTTDNQVQEVRAAGFAVEQQRVIVETISGSTIATQRPQFAKLVERLERSDVLIVTKLDRLGRSAIDVQSTVKSLADRGVKVHCLALGGADLTSSAGKMTMGVLAAVAEFERDLIVERTQAGLARAKAEGKKLGRPVATGTTAQVQRLKAEGKSQREVVALSGLSIATVKRHWSPSHRERC; encoded by the coding sequence ATGAGAACCTTTCTTTACGCCAGGGTTTCCACCGAAGACCAGACCACTGACAACCAGGTGCAGGAGGTACGGGCCGCAGGCTTCGCTGTGGAGCAACAGCGGGTGATCGTGGAGACAATCTCGGGCAGCACGATAGCTACCCAACGCCCGCAGTTTGCGAAGCTGGTAGAGCGTCTGGAGAGGTCGGACGTACTCATTGTCACCAAGCTGGATCGTCTTGGCCGTAGCGCAATTGACGTCCAAAGCACAGTCAAGTCACTCGCTGATCGTGGGGTCAAGGTTCACTGTCTGGCATTGGGCGGTGCCGACCTGACCAGTTCAGCCGGGAAGATGACCATGGGTGTGCTGGCCGCTGTCGCAGAGTTCGAACGTGACCTGATCGTCGAGCGGACACAGGCCGGACTGGCGAGAGCCAAAGCTGAAGGCAAGAAGCTGGGCAGACCCGTTGCGACTGGCACAACTGCGCAGGTGCAGCGGTTGAAGGCTGAAGGCAAGTCGCAGCGGGAAGTGGTTGCGCTCTCGGGGTTGAGTATCGCCACGGTGAAAAGGCATTGGAGCCCAAGCCATAGAGAGCGGTGCTGA
- a CDS encoding isochorismatase family protein: MSTPANFNNQRPAIDPSNAVMLLIDHQSGLFQTVGDMPMPELRLRAAALAKMAALAKIPVITTASVPQGPNGPLIPEIHENAPHAQYVARKGEINAWDNPEFVAAVKATGKKQLIIAGTITSVCMAFPAISAVYDGYQVFAVVDASGTYTKMAQEITLARVVQAGVVPMDTGAVASELQKTWNRDDAQQWAEVYTKIFPAYQLLIESYMKAQDVVNNKEVLDSQRK; this comes from the coding sequence ATGAGCACGCCTGCTAACTTCAACAACCAGAGACCTGCCATTGACCCATCCAACGCCGTCATGCTGCTGATCGATCACCAGAGTGGTCTGTTCCAGACAGTGGGCGATATGCCGATGCCTGAGTTACGCCTACGCGCGGCGGCACTGGCCAAGATGGCAGCGCTAGCCAAGATTCCGGTCATCACCACTGCCTCCGTACCGCAAGGCCCGAACGGCCCCCTGATCCCTGAGATTCATGAAAATGCCCCTCACGCTCAATACGTGGCGCGCAAGGGTGAGATCAATGCCTGGGACAATCCGGAGTTCGTGGCCGCAGTGAAAGCCACTGGCAAGAAGCAACTTATCATTGCCGGCACCATCACTAGCGTCTGCATGGCCTTCCCCGCCATCAGCGCCGTATATGACGGTTATCAGGTCTTCGCAGTGGTGGATGCCTCGGGCACTTATACCAAGATGGCGCAGGAAATTACGCTCGCTCGTGTGGTGCAGGCTGGTGTGGTACCGATGGATACGGGCGCAGTCGCTTCTGAGCTGCAAAAAACCTGGAACCGAGATGATGCTCAGCAATGGGCTGAGGTTTACACCAAAATTTTCCCGGCCTACCAACTGCTGATCGAAAGTTACATGAAGGCGCAAGATGTGGTGAATAACAAGGAAGTGCTTGATTCACAGCGCAAGTAA